The Magnolia sinica isolate HGM2019 chromosome 11, MsV1, whole genome shotgun sequence DNA window TTGAATACCATGGGATTGCaagcaatccactgacgcagtcAGTAATTTCTCGAAAGGGTGCAATCCATCGTAATACAatccaatcccatgggatttgcctgtccaaacatgccctaaataattccaagattggaagatcctaaactttcaatcaatggcccaccaaaaaCAGCGGAAATGAGTTAGATGAtagggttgaaataatccaattgtaGCCCATCCATGGTGACGAATGTTTTGAATTATTGAACTATGACCCCCCAACAGCTATAAGTGGGACCGACTTTTTAGTATTTTCGGATGCCCTCATATCCCCCTTAtaagatgatccaagccatcccatGAAACCAGATAATCGCAGATGTGGTCCATATTTGATGAGCGCCCAATTGAATGGTCACGATCATCTGATTGGAGAGATTTATTGAATATCCAATCGATGTCAATCATCCAAAAATCATTCCCACATGCACCTGCATTTGGGCAGCATACATTtcatcaaaaaattgaatttaagCTCAGTAACGGTAACTAAAATTCAAATTCCTTCCATTTGAACTGCAGGATTGAACCAAAATATCAAGAATTACAGGGAAAAGACGTCACAAAAGCTTCGAAAGATGGTGTCGAAGTCCGAATCATCGCCGGAGAAGCGTTGGGAATTCGATCACCAGTCTATACAAGAACACCAACCATGTACTTAGACTTCACACTCAAACCAAAAGCTCATCTCCAGCAACCTATACCATCTGCATGGAATTCATTTGTCTACATCCTAGAAGGTGAGGGCGTTTTTGGCAATTTGAAATCTTCCCCCACCATGGCCCACCACATTCTCCTCCTGGGACCCGGCGATGGGCTCGAAGCATGGAACAACTCATCCAAAGTCCTCAGGTTTGTGGTCATTGGAGGCGAACCGTTGGGCGAGCCCATGGTGCAATTCGGGCCATTTGTGATGAACACACAGGAAGAGATCGATCAGACGATCGATGATTATCAGTTCTGTGTAAACGGATTCGAGAAGGCGAAGCAATGGCGATCTGCGGCTGCCATTGGGCTTGATTTTTAGCTTTTAACTGTATAATTTCAGCATCTATGGTTTGTTTTTTGAAGTATGATCAGTAATATTTTGTTCATTGTCTTTGAAAATTCAATAAAAGTTCGTGGAGAATAACACAAGTAATTATAGGAATTAATACAGccatgatatgtggggcccacaatgatgtgtgaatgccatccaatctgtccaccaTCTTTTTCTCTCATGTGATTCTTGATGCTCGAAAATTAGGACGATCTGATGCTCATGTGGGCCCTGCCATGTAAAATCATGAAAGAAAACTATAAAATCAcggggtgtggcccacatgtcgGTTCGgaattgcctgatttttgggacggcCATTCATTTTGGTGGAGCAGATCTTCAGAATGGATTGGATAGCATGTTAAAaaaacatagtgggccccacagtccatattttatgtttttaataGTAGCAATCACCATCCCACACGTTcccgtgttgtggcccacttgaggattggatcggtctgatttttggaTTCTGAAGACAACATTAcagggctcacatgatggacggattggatgtgatGAAAACATCTTGGTGGTACAACAAATGGTGTAGGTTAAGTCTAACCTGCAGAGCTTGGGGATGGATTCGAccgttataaaaagaaaaaaaatgaaaagaaagaagtgAAAAAACTCCATGCAATTCAAGCTGTTCATGAAGTGTATATAAACTAGGTGAGCTTTCTTAGGCTATATATTTTTCcagaaaatgtggcccacctgatttatgatTAGAAGATCAACCAGATTATTGGGCCAGTCcatagaggtgggccccacgctatAAATTGAAAAGCTTTGATCCTCGTGCAATGGTGCGCATAGAGATGGATCCCACTCATCATCGGTCAAGATCATTCaactggtgggccctaccatagaaaaagAACTTTCTCTAACAGTCACAGCCATTCGGTTAGTGGAATTTTTCTGGTCGAACAGTGCGGCCCACCAGTACAAGCTCCTTAAGTAAAATGCATATTCTCTACAAAATACACACCATTCAAAGATCTAATGGTGGAGGAAAAACAGATCTGTACACTTGGCACATCTAAgagatccatgccgttcaacAGGTTGGCCACCATCATGGACCGTTAATGTCCAAGAACAAATTTGATTGGGTTGATCCTGACCATCTATAAGAGGACTGTTGCTCAATGAATTGTGGATTGCCACTCATTTTCACTTCCAACCCATTGTTTTAAGACACGGTGACTCAGACCGACTCGTTGAGTCACTCAACCTAGTCAAGGGCGAGTCAACTCTGTGAGACTCGTCCGAGTCTATGTTATTAATGTCTCatctaaaataaaattacaatgctttaaaagttttaaactgattaaattaaaatttatccaaaataataaaatttattaaaaataaaaaattttaatttaattttgagAGATGATGCTTAGTATAATAAGAAGCAAATTTATAAGTTGGCTTTAGATGACCTTTTCCAATCAAAATTCATTTATAAGTGGTACTTCTCTTAACAATTTTtatatcaaaagttatgattgattCCCTATTAGTACTTTGAATGACAATATCTCTTTATTTCAGGCTAATTTTTTCAATCCAACAGCCCTACGTAGGACTAGGCTTGTATTTGATAGCGATGAAAGACCCCATGGCCTAGTTACTTCGTGCGCTATGTAAAACTAGGCTTGGATTTAATGGACTAAGTTCATTTCTCTTCTACCTTTTTTCGATTCATCTATATTAACAATAGATCTACAGCCTATTCTCAGACTCATCTTATAAATGGGTGGGACCACTCTCTTATAAAGATTTCAACCAAAGGGTACGTATCTCCCCGTGGTGAAGCAAGAGTTTTGAACTAGATTTATTTTATTGGTGGACCACATTGATTACTGCTTCATGGGTTTATTTTCAAGTAGACACAACCATATTGTTGATGGGTGATACCTGTCAGATGACACATCAAACCATGATATGGCCGGGGCAGATGATGGAAGGATCGGACATCACACCTGCACAGACATTTTGAATGGaacctgttgatgcaaaaatctggttcgtcctcctagaccttcgtatacctgcacagaaagaggacaaaggagaccccggcggggaccctccgatgccaagtCAGGCTAGATtccgggtctaaatgtattgagggttttgagaaagaatttttgcctacctcacaagacgatggaggttcctcttttatagctctgttggagcatttaatcgtacgaggattcttctccttaTATCGTGTgcggatcctctcctggtatcacggagatagatcgtgcccatctccagccttcatccgatcccgtgagcttcggggtcggggatcttatcccaagatattcgggatgaggctttatcttgcgttggccgatctgataagaagatcggcccgatgcatacCCGGATTGccgatgtgtcgtccgaaccgacttaacttctgtctcggctTAGTGAACCATGCCCCGGATCTGACACGTCCTTTGGcaacccgaggcattaagtccgagtctccgaactctgtatcttttgccCCCAACAATAGTCAAACTAAATTAATTAAGAAAAGTAAATGATCGTACAtaagttttttgaaaaaaagtttCTCATTTGGTAGTATCTAAATGAGCCCTTAATATCATTTCCATTTAAATGATGGTTTAAATATACATGTTtgcccgccaatgagggttggacacgtagcaagggcattattgtcgttagtcgacgtgcgccacgtgtcgagtgggggagtcgatgcaggcatcgaatcatttccccattaattgcttccgccacatgacaatcttataaaatggtgggggtcccgcatttcgaacttctactgccattcccgctttgcattttctttggagctttttcggtctttcgtcttcttcctttcctctttcttaactgtcagcggctcctttcgccatttccgttttccttcctccctccggtgagtctcccctccctctttatttagtgataatggcggctagaggttctcgaagtccccaggaggaAGTTTCtggagatgaaggcgaagcgcaacgtttttggaat harbors:
- the LOC131219547 gene encoding pirin-like protein, translated to MAGIEECNVVENPRLVVRKFQARPQHEGDGAVVRRSIGRLEMKYFDPFLLLDEFSISAPAGFPDHPHRGFETVTYMLQGAVTHEDFAGHKGTIKAGDLQWMTAGRGIVHSEMPASDGTQRGLQLWVNLSSKHKMIEPKYQELQGKDVTKASKDGVEVRIIAGEALGIRSPVYTRTPTMYLDFTLKPKAHLQQPIPSAWNSFVYILEGEGVFGNLKSSPTMAHHILLLGPGDGLEAWNNSSKVLRFVVIGGEPLGEPMVQFGPFVMNTQEEIDQTIDDYQFCVNGFEKAKQWRSAAAIGLDF